A section of the Virgibacillus sp. NKC19-3 genome encodes:
- a CDS encoding ABC-2 transporter permease, whose product MFNLIRRDIILQKWLLLTFIPFVAFFIIMDVHPALTFLVASIFIPFNTFGYDNKAETNILLNSLPYTRKEIIASRYLGSIVYMALSIGVTSLALIVSNKSFTMTDIAIGGGLFLAFAAFTFPLFYIFKTDYLLHIVIISFILLAGIGPPIVTFLTDNVTVITDLIYRFSTPVIYTGAAAIVMFFYAVSWGVSTIIYQRKAF is encoded by the coding sequence ATGTTTAATCTAATCAGGCGTGATATCATACTGCAGAAGTGGTTGCTATTAACCTTTATTCCTTTTGTCGCATTTTTTATCATCATGGACGTCCACCCAGCTTTGACTTTTCTCGTTGCCAGTATTTTTATTCCTTTTAATACTTTTGGTTACGACAACAAAGCGGAGACGAATATCTTGTTAAACTCCTTACCTTATACACGTAAAGAAATTATCGCATCACGCTATCTTGGTTCTATTGTTTATATGGCTTTAAGTATTGGAGTAACAAGTTTAGCATTAATTGTTTCAAATAAATCTTTTACGATGACTGACATTGCGATTGGCGGTGGCTTATTCTTAGCTTTTGCTGCATTTACCTTTCCGTTGTTTTATATTTTTAAAACGGACTATCTGCTTCACATCGTGATAATTAGCTTTATTCTTTTAGCAGGCATAGGGCCGCCTATTGTAACGTTTTTGACAGATAATGTAACAGTAATAACAGATTTGATTTATCGTTTTTCCACTCCGGTTATATATACGGGAGCAGCAGCGATTGTAATGTTTTTCTATGCTGTATCTTGGGGAGTTTCCACAATTATTTATCAGCGAAAAGCGTTTTGA
- a CDS encoding dicarboxylate/amino acid:cation symporter, translating to MKRIWRGYINASLILKITIALILGISVGLIFGEDAAVLAPLGDLLLRLLTFLIIPLILFTLIVGVNQTNISNLGRMGGKVFLYYLLTSALAIAVGLAVASIFSPGTGMTLDTDQELDVPENPGITSVLLNIVPENIVAAFSDLNLLGIIFTALAFGIAIAALRSSDTSSELGEAVYKVIDGLNEATLNIMKAILQYIPIGIFAIIAETVGNQGADTLLSLGSMVGVLYIALLVQVGFYIIFMLLSNVPLKTFFTHVRTPMITAFVTQSSSGALPLTLNAARDMGLSKSLYGFSLPLGATVNMDGAAMRIAVSAVFAANIIGDPLTFAEMLQVVLIGTLASVGTAGVPGAGIVMIATVFVQVGLPMEAVALLTSVDALIGMGCTALNITGDLVGTSIIDKSERKRMNGS from the coding sequence ATGAAGCGAATATGGAGGGGCTATATCAATGCGTCGCTTATTTTAAAAATTACAATTGCCTTGATTTTAGGTATTAGTGTCGGATTGATCTTTGGGGAAGATGCGGCGGTACTAGCGCCACTCGGCGATCTTTTACTTCGTTTGCTTACGTTTCTCATTATCCCGCTCATTTTATTCACATTAATCGTCGGGGTAAACCAAACAAATATTAGTAACCTGGGGCGCATGGGCGGAAAAGTTTTTCTCTATTACTTGCTAACTTCAGCATTGGCGATTGCCGTTGGATTAGCTGTTGCTAGTATCTTTTCCCCGGGGACTGGGATGACACTGGATACAGATCAGGAGCTCGATGTACCGGAGAATCCTGGTATCACAAGCGTTCTGTTAAATATTGTGCCTGAAAATATTGTCGCTGCTTTCAGCGATCTAAATCTTTTGGGAATCATTTTCACCGCGCTTGCATTCGGAATCGCAATCGCTGCTTTACGGTCTTCCGATACTAGTAGCGAGCTTGGAGAAGCTGTCTACAAAGTCATTGATGGACTAAACGAAGCAACGTTAAATATCATGAAGGCCATCTTACAATATATTCCTATCGGTATTTTCGCCATCATTGCAGAAACGGTCGGTAATCAAGGTGCAGATACCTTATTATCGCTAGGAAGTATGGTTGGTGTCCTCTATATCGCATTACTTGTACAGGTCGGTTTTTATATCATTTTCATGCTTTTATCAAACGTACCATTGAAAACATTTTTCACCCATGTACGTACGCCGATGATTACCGCTTTTGTTACACAAAGCAGTTCAGGAGCCTTGCCGCTGACATTAAATGCGGCAAGAGACATGGGGCTTTCCAAAAGTCTATATGGATTCAGCCTCCCGCTGGGTGCAACGGTAAATATGGATGGAGCGGCGATGCGCATTGCCGTATCCGCTGTTTTTGCCGCCAATATTATTGGGGATCCATTAACTTTTGCGGAGATGCTGCAGGTTGTGTTGATCGGAACATTGGCTTCTGTTGGAACAGCCGGCGTCCCGGGTGCGGGCATTGTTATGATTGCTACCGTATTCGTACAAGTAGGCCTGCCAATGGAAGCTGTTGCCCTACTTACCTCTGTCGATGCACTAATCGGAATGGGATGCACTGCCCTTAATATTACCGGTGACTTAGTCGGTACATCAATTATTGATAAATCAGAGAGGAAACGTATGAATGGAAGTTAA
- a CDS encoding DUF6688 domain-containing protein, which produces MSMFLLIIIVLVVSMLIYPFVNMVKSFTRNVGEKVGVKKMEIFHFFIIYFLIFIGLWANGYGLVGGEPLHYYQYTGAFLDGYASLNGRHISTVLAFLLLGILAYWMLSIQLEKLSPILYVVCSALLVLTILFTAVYIMHTGFTHYTDSFFFTGFSIILLQTGFVALSFLYIARLKSALDYFSARQQERDLHHTNRFMTFLYRIFFSYRKMPVLWVFLSLPVLLIIQFMLLLFGQRPDSFIRVFLDTSSFNYSNIPAPKPEMVEGDGHYLCTVSARGHKKLVKPVRAGVRHGNRIVVNRQLLIANAFENILEEYMPNCHRAIRMFYDRYGYPLSKHIKTKTAADMVYLFMKPLEWFFLFVLYSVDKNPENRICMQYSELRGKGLRTNMNVEETKMPKFHG; this is translated from the coding sequence ATGAGCATGTTTCTTTTGATCATCATCGTCTTAGTCGTATCTATGCTTATCTATCCATTTGTAAACATGGTCAAAAGCTTTACCAGAAATGTGGGAGAAAAAGTGGGTGTAAAGAAAATGGAGATATTTCATTTCTTTATCATTTACTTTTTGATTTTTATAGGCTTGTGGGCCAACGGGTACGGTCTGGTTGGTGGAGAGCCACTACATTATTATCAGTATACAGGTGCTTTTTTAGATGGGTACGCGTCGCTTAATGGCAGGCATATTTCTACCGTTCTTGCCTTTTTACTCCTTGGTATTCTTGCCTATTGGATGTTGAGTATACAGCTCGAGAAATTGTCACCTATTCTGTATGTCGTCTGTAGCGCTTTGCTTGTTTTAACCATTCTGTTTACAGCCGTTTATATCATGCATACTGGATTTACACATTATACGGATAGCTTCTTTTTTACTGGATTCTCCATCATTTTGCTGCAAACGGGTTTTGTTGCATTAAGTTTCTTATATATCGCGAGACTAAAAAGTGCCTTGGATTACTTTTCTGCGCGGCAGCAAGAAAGAGACCTCCATCATACAAATAGGTTTATGACTTTCCTTTATCGTATATTTTTTTCATATAGAAAAATGCCCGTTTTGTGGGTTTTCCTGTCGTTGCCGGTGCTTCTTATTATTCAATTTATGTTGCTTCTCTTTGGACAACGACCTGATAGCTTTATACGCGTTTTCTTGGATACGAGCAGTTTTAATTATTCGAATATACCTGCCCCTAAACCGGAGATGGTTGAAGGGGATGGTCATTATTTATGTACGGTTTCTGCAAGAGGCCATAAAAAATTAGTGAAGCCAGTTCGAGCTGGCGTTCGGCATGGCAATCGAATTGTTGTGAATCGCCAATTACTCATTGCCAATGCATTTGAAAATATCCTGGAAGAATATATGCCAAACTGCCATCGGGCTATTCGCATGTTTTATGATAGATATGGCTATCCACTAAGTAAGCACATTAAAACAAAGACAGCGGCGGATATGGTGTATCTTTTCATGAAACCGCTGGAATGGTTTTTCCTTTTTGTATTATATTCCGTTGATAAGAATCCGGAGAATCGAATTTGTATGCAGTATAGTGAGTTGAGAGGAAAAGGCCTGAGAACTAATATGAATGTAGAAGAGACGAAGATGCCAAAATTCCATGGATAA
- a CDS encoding YpjP family protein, producing the protein MVVHKRRDHFVMKRWMRKIAVVLITIVTLGMYTPPSLLTTDAEDNKALTNIDDGISDATLETETIDDIDVTLEPYSEDYFIRSLTAKAKEQTLTKLGPKIANQVEDEFYAVILPKMEEVLETILLDAGEDTLAYYDITEQPASGDGERIFNIYNYSAQKDVAKFHVRRDNRPLEGYWFNFHYHLDHDKFAQHHEIGEIYWDKNMPPKWMA; encoded by the coding sequence ATGGTAGTACATAAGAGAAGGGATCACTTTGTTATGAAACGGTGGATGCGAAAAATAGCGGTTGTGCTTATTACCATTGTTACACTGGGAATGTATACTCCTCCATCCCTGTTAACCACGGATGCAGAGGACAATAAAGCACTTACAAATATCGATGATGGAATATCCGATGCAACACTAGAAACAGAAACGATTGACGATATAGATGTAACGCTGGAACCCTATAGCGAAGATTACTTTATACGTAGTCTAACAGCGAAGGCGAAAGAGCAGACACTTACGAAGCTAGGCCCGAAGATAGCAAACCAGGTTGAAGACGAATTTTATGCAGTGATTTTACCTAAAATGGAAGAAGTACTCGAAACCATTCTGCTGGATGCTGGAGAGGACACGCTTGCCTATTATGATATCACCGAACAGCCTGCTTCAGGCGACGGGGAAAGAATCTTTAACATTTACAATTACAGTGCGCAAAAGGATGTTGCCAAATTTCATGTACGTCGTGATAATCGACCATTAGAAGGGTATTGGTTCAATTTCCATTATCATTTAGATCATGATAAATTCGCGCAACATCATGAAATCGGGGAAATTTACTGGGATAAAAATATGCCGCCAAAATGGATGGCATAA
- a CDS encoding SpoVR family protein, translating into MKELDYAIDEITEIAIGFGLDFYPMRYEICPADIVYTFGAYGMPTRFTHWSFGKQFHKMKLHYDLGLSQIYELVINSNPCYAFLLDTNSLIQNKLIVAHVLAHCDFFKNNIRFSNTRRDMVESMTATAERIANYEQIHGKEEVEHFLDAVLAIQEHIDPSIVRPRLASYELEEDEEEPAVIKTPYDDLWTLDQDPVNKREKTNKKSKKFPPSPEKDLLLFIEEYSRELDDWQRDILTMMREEMQYFWPQLETKIMNEGWASYWHQRILREMNLTSDETIEFAKLNAGVVQPSKQQINPYYLGVKMYEDIEERYNHPTEEMRLRGVEPGSGREKMFEAREIESDISFIRNYLTKNLVKREDMYLFEKQGRDYLISDKDYENVRDQLVSMRVNGGFPYITVENGDYSRNGELYLVHSYEGTELDLHYLENVLPYLYQLWGRPVHMETVVEDKQVVYLYDGDQMRRRHI; encoded by the coding sequence ATGAAGGAGCTTGACTATGCGATTGATGAGATTACGGAAATTGCAATCGGATTTGGACTTGATTTTTATCCGATGCGTTATGAAATTTGTCCTGCAGATATTGTGTATACATTCGGCGCGTATGGTATGCCGACGCGTTTTACCCATTGGAGTTTTGGAAAACAATTTCATAAAATGAAGTTACATTATGATCTGGGCTTGAGCCAAATATACGAACTTGTCATCAATTCCAATCCATGTTATGCATTTTTGCTTGATACAAATAGCCTTATCCAGAATAAGCTGATTGTTGCTCATGTACTCGCCCATTGTGATTTTTTCAAGAATAATATTCGTTTTTCTAATACAAGGCGCGACATGGTAGAGAGTATGACGGCGACAGCAGAACGAATCGCGAATTATGAACAGATCCACGGAAAAGAGGAAGTGGAACACTTTCTGGATGCTGTGTTGGCTATTCAAGAACATATCGACCCATCCATTGTAAGACCGAGACTCGCAAGTTATGAACTGGAGGAAGACGAGGAAGAACCAGCTGTCATCAAAACACCTTATGATGATTTATGGACCCTTGATCAAGATCCAGTAAATAAAAGGGAAAAAACGAATAAGAAAAGCAAAAAATTCCCTCCCAGCCCGGAAAAGGACCTTTTGCTCTTCATCGAGGAATATAGTCGTGAGCTTGATGATTGGCAACGTGATATTTTGACAATGATGCGCGAAGAAATGCAGTATTTCTGGCCACAGTTGGAGACGAAAATCATGAATGAAGGCTGGGCGTCTTACTGGCATCAGCGTATTTTGAGGGAAATGAACTTAACTTCCGATGAAACCATTGAATTTGCTAAGCTAAACGCCGGTGTTGTGCAACCGTCCAAGCAACAGATTAATCCATACTATTTAGGGGTGAAAATGTATGAAGACATCGAGGAGCGTTATAATCATCCAACGGAAGAAATGCGGTTACGCGGCGTTGAACCAGGCTCTGGCAGGGAGAAAATGTTCGAAGCACGGGAAATTGAATCAGATATATCATTTATCCGAAATTATTTAACCAAAAATCTTGTGAAACGGGAAGATATGTACCTTTTTGAAAAACAGGGCAGGGATTATCTTATTTCAGATAAGGATTATGAAAATGTGCGGGATCAACTTGTTTCCATGCGAGTGAATGGAGGTTTTCCGTATATAACGGTGGAAAATGGCGACTACTCGCGGAACGGTGAACTGTATTTGGTGCATAGCTATGAGGGAACAGAACTTGATTTGCACTACTTGGAAAATGTCCTTCCTTATCTATATCAATTGTGGGGACGCCCGGTGCATATGGAAACAGTTGTAGAGGATAAGCAGGTTGTTTATTTGTATGATGGCGATCAGATGAGGCGTAGACACATATAA
- the yhbH gene encoding sporulation protein YhbH has protein sequence MQEENRNFVVSKEDWSLHRKGHQDQQRHSDKVKEAIKNNLPDLVSEENIIMSNGRDVIKIPIRSLDEYKIRYNYNKSKHVGQGDGDSEVGDVVARGPNEGKSGSGNGKAGDQPGADYYEQEVSLAELEEMLFKELELPNLQQKEQAEITTEEIEFNDVRKKGLMGNIDKKRTILGALKRNATEGEAKIAPIQNDDLRFKTWNDVVKPESKAVVLAMMDTSASMGVFEKYMARSFFFWMTKFLRSKYESVEIDFIAHHTEAKVVSEETFFSKGESGGTRCSSAYRKALELIATKYNPRRYNIYPFHFSDGENIASDNPTCLELVDRIMDASSMFGYGEVNSYNRPSTLMNAYKTIENPKFRHYILKQNQDVYHAMKSFFRKEEVNS, from the coding sequence ATGCAGGAAGAAAATAGAAATTTCGTCGTCTCCAAGGAAGACTGGTCCCTCCATCGTAAAGGTCATCAAGATCAGCAACGACATAGTGATAAAGTAAAAGAAGCGATAAAAAATAACTTGCCTGATTTAGTTAGTGAAGAAAATATTATCATGTCTAACGGACGTGATGTTATTAAAATCCCAATCCGTTCTTTGGATGAGTACAAAATTCGTTATAATTATAATAAATCGAAACATGTAGGCCAGGGAGATGGGGATAGTGAAGTAGGCGATGTTGTTGCCAGGGGGCCAAATGAAGGAAAAAGTGGATCCGGAAATGGAAAGGCGGGAGATCAGCCTGGTGCCGATTACTATGAACAGGAGGTATCTTTAGCCGAGCTAGAAGAGATGTTATTTAAAGAACTGGAGTTACCTAACCTGCAGCAAAAGGAACAAGCTGAAATTACCACAGAAGAAATTGAATTTAATGATGTCCGCAAAAAAGGCTTGATGGGCAACATTGATAAAAAGCGCACGATTTTAGGAGCACTCAAACGAAATGCCACAGAGGGAGAAGCGAAAATTGCACCCATTCAGAATGATGATCTTCGTTTTAAAACATGGAATGATGTGGTAAAGCCGGAGTCAAAAGCAGTAGTACTTGCGATGATGGATACAAGCGCATCCATGGGTGTTTTTGAAAAATATATGGCACGAAGTTTCTTTTTCTGGATGACGAAATTTTTGCGTTCGAAATACGAATCGGTGGAAATCGATTTTATTGCACATCATACTGAAGCAAAGGTCGTATCCGAAGAGACCTTTTTCTCCAAAGGGGAAAGTGGTGGAACAAGATGTTCTTCCGCCTATCGGAAGGCATTGGAACTGATTGCGACGAAATACAATCCGCGTCGTTATAATATTTATCCTTTTCATTTTTCAGATGGTGAGAATATCGCATCGGATAATCCGACGTGTTTGGAACTTGTTGATCGGATTATGGATGCCTCAAGCATGTTTGGTTATGGTGAAGTGAACAGCTATAATAGGCCTTCAACTTTAATGAACGCATACAAAACCATCGAAAACCCCAAATTTCGTCACTATATCTTAAAACAAAACCAGGACGTCTACCACGCCATGAAAAGCTTCTTTCGAAAAGAAGAAGTAAATTCCTAA
- a CDS encoding PrkA family serine protein kinase produces the protein MDGGSITDILNKVKNHREEEEKLKWEGTFAEYMDIVRERPEVAQTAHSRVYNMIKNSGLIEKDGRKMYSFFGEAIFGLEEAIERLVEEYFHPAAKRLDVRKRILLLMGPVSGGKSTIVTMLKRGLEQFSRTDEGAVYAIKGCPMHEDPLHLIPQHLREDFFEEYGIRIEGSLSPLNAMRLEKEYGGRIEDVKVERIFLSEDRRVGIGTFTPSDPKSQDIADLTGSIDFSTIAEYGSESDPRAYRFDGELNKANRGMMEFQEMLKCDEKFLWHLLSLTQEGNFKAGRFALISADELIVAHTNETEYRSFISNKKNEALHSRIIVMPIPYNLRVSEEERIYEKMIGESDMNHVHIAPHALRVAAIFSILTRLKDSKKQGMDNVKKMRLYDGEDIEEFNQIDMDELRNEFPDEGMNGIDPRYVINRISSTIISKEVPAINALDVLRSLKEGLEQHPSISEEDKENYMNYISVARKEYDEIAKKEVQKAFVYSYEESAKTLMDNYLDNVEAYCNKNKLKDPLTGEELNPDEKLMRSIEEQIGISENAKKAFREEILIRISAYARKGKRFDYNSHERLREAIQNKLFADLKDVVKITTTSKTPDESQLKKVNEVIARLIDEYGYNSISANELLRYVGSLLNR, from the coding sequence ATGGATGGAGGGAGTATTACGGATATATTAAATAAAGTAAAGAATCACCGGGAAGAAGAGGAAAAGTTAAAGTGGGAGGGAACTTTCGCGGAGTATATGGACATTGTAAGGGAAAGGCCGGAAGTTGCCCAAACAGCCCATTCACGCGTTTATAATATGATTAAAAACTCTGGTTTAATTGAAAAAGATGGGAGAAAAATGTACAGCTTTTTCGGGGAGGCCATATTTGGGCTTGAAGAGGCTATTGAAAGGCTGGTAGAGGAGTACTTTCACCCTGCAGCAAAACGACTTGATGTCCGCAAGCGAATTTTATTATTAATGGGCCCTGTTAGTGGTGGAAAGTCGACCATTGTAACGATGCTCAAACGTGGACTTGAACAATTTTCCAGAACAGATGAAGGTGCTGTTTATGCGATTAAGGGCTGCCCGATGCATGAGGATCCGCTTCATCTCATTCCACAGCATTTACGTGAGGACTTTTTCGAGGAATATGGGATTCGGATTGAGGGTAGTTTGTCCCCACTCAATGCCATGCGGCTTGAGAAGGAATATGGAGGGCGGATTGAAGATGTGAAGGTGGAACGCATTTTCCTTTCTGAGGATAGACGTGTCGGGATTGGAACATTTACCCCTTCTGATCCGAAGTCCCAGGATATTGCTGATTTAACAGGAAGCATTGATTTTTCAACCATTGCGGAATATGGTTCGGAATCGGACCCGCGTGCGTATCGTTTTGATGGGGAGTTGAATAAGGCGAACCGTGGAATGATGGAGTTTCAGGAAATGTTGAAATGCGATGAGAAGTTCCTTTGGCATCTTCTGTCCTTGACACAAGAAGGTAATTTCAAAGCAGGGCGGTTTGCGCTCATTTCTGCTGATGAACTAATCGTGGCGCATACCAACGAGACTGAGTATCGTTCGTTTATTTCGAATAAGAAGAATGAGGCGCTTCACTCACGCATTATTGTTATGCCAATTCCTTATAATCTCAGAGTGAGTGAGGAAGAGCGGATTTATGAAAAAATGATCGGAGAAAGCGATATGAATCATGTTCATATTGCACCACATGCATTAAGAGTAGCAGCTATTTTTTCCATTTTGACAAGACTGAAGGATTCGAAAAAGCAAGGGATGGATAACGTTAAAAAAATGCGCCTATATGACGGGGAGGACATCGAGGAATTTAACCAGATTGATATGGATGAGTTACGGAATGAATTTCCCGATGAAGGCATGAATGGGATCGACCCGCGGTATGTGATTAACCGTATTTCTTCTACTATTATTAGTAAGGAGGTCCCTGCGATTAATGCGCTTGATGTGTTGCGTTCACTGAAAGAAGGACTTGAGCAGCATCCATCGATTTCAGAGGAAGATAAAGAAAATTATATGAACTATATTTCCGTTGCACGAAAAGAATATGACGAAATTGCGAAGAAAGAAGTCCAAAAAGCGTTCGTCTATTCTTATGAAGAATCAGCCAAGACATTAATGGATAACTACCTTGATAATGTAGAGGCTTATTGCAATAAGAATAAACTAAAAGATCCTTTAACAGGGGAGGAATTGAATCCGGATGAGAAATTAATGCGTTCGATTGAGGAGCAAATTGGCATCTCAGAAAATGCCAAAAAGGCCTTCAGAGAAGAAATTCTCATTCGTATCTCTGCCTATGCAAGAAAGGGTAAGCGCTTCGACTATAATTCGCATGAGCGCTTGCGGGAAGCCATTCAGAATAAATTGTTTGCGGATCTCAAAGATGTTGTTAAAATTACAACAACGTCCAAGACCCCGGATGAATCTCAACTCAAAAAAGTCAATGAAGTGATTGCTCGTTTAATCGATGAATATGGTTATAACTCCATTTCAGCAAATGAATTATTGCGGTATGTAGGAAGCTTGCTTAATCGGTAA
- a CDS encoding phosphoglycerate dehydrogenase, translating to MSTVTLDKVKTIKTLNHIADSGLAVFEKDAYTIDNDSDNPDAIVARSYNMHEMEIGDNVKAISRAGAGVNNIPVDACTERGIVVFNTPGANANAVKELVITSLMASSRNLFSGVEWVRSLQDEGDQVPSLVEAGKKQLVGSEIKGKTLGVIGLGAVGALVANDALDLDMDVIGFDPFISVNTAWELSRNVGRAMTIEEVFATADYITVHVPLTNDTKDMFNAETFNVMKPGVHIFNFSRGGLVHEQDMAEALERGQVGKYITDFPNEHVLNMKNTVPIPHLGASTKESEENCAVMATRQVKDFLETGNIKNAVNFPDASIPYTGKSRVTAFHHNVPNMVARITTAISNNNLNIADMINRSRGDYAYTMVDIEDDVDEATISNLKEEMNGIQDIVSVRVI from the coding sequence ATGAGCACAGTAACGCTGGACAAAGTGAAAACAATCAAAACGTTAAATCATATTGCAGATAGTGGACTAGCTGTATTTGAAAAGGATGCTTATACGATTGACAATGACAGTGACAATCCGGATGCGATTGTGGCTCGTAGTTATAACATGCATGAGATGGAAATCGGGGATAATGTAAAGGCCATTTCCCGTGCTGGAGCAGGTGTGAATAATATTCCGGTTGATGCATGTACAGAACGGGGTATTGTTGTTTTTAATACACCCGGTGCCAATGCAAATGCTGTAAAGGAACTTGTCATAACCTCATTAATGGCATCATCACGGAATTTATTCTCCGGTGTCGAATGGGTAAGGAGCTTACAAGATGAGGGGGACCAAGTTCCGAGTCTGGTAGAGGCAGGAAAGAAACAATTGGTAGGAAGTGAAATTAAAGGGAAGACATTAGGAGTTATTGGGTTAGGTGCTGTTGGAGCGCTTGTAGCAAATGACGCACTTGATTTGGATATGGATGTGATTGGTTTTGATCCGTTTATTTCAGTAAATACAGCTTGGGAGCTGTCCCGTAACGTTGGGCGGGCCATGACGATCGAAGAGGTTTTTGCAACAGCTGATTATATTACTGTTCATGTTCCATTAACAAACGATACAAAGGATATGTTCAACGCGGAAACGTTCAACGTTATGAAACCGGGCGTTCATATTTTCAATTTTTCCAGAGGAGGGCTTGTTCATGAGCAAGATATGGCAGAGGCTTTGGAAAGGGGGCAAGTAGGGAAATATATTACCGATTTTCCCAATGAACATGTGTTAAACATGAAAAATACCGTTCCCATTCCACATCTCGGTGCTTCCACGAAAGAATCAGAAGAAAACTGTGCGGTTATGGCAACGCGCCAGGTGAAAGATTTCCTGGAAACAGGCAATATCAAAAATGCGGTGAATTTCCCGGATGCCTCTATTCCTTACACTGGAAAAAGCCGGGTGACAGCTTTTCATCATAATGTTCCAAACATGGTTGCCCGTATTACGACTGCGATATCGAACAACAACTTAAATATCGCGGATATGATTAACAGAAGCCGTGGAGATTATGCGTATACGATGGTAGATATTGAAGATGACGTAGATGAAGCGACTATATCCAATCTGAAAGAAGAAATGAACGGGATCCAAGACATTGTTTCCGTGCGTGTTATATAA
- the serC gene encoding 3-phosphoserine/phosphohydroxythreonine transaminase, which produces MKRVFNFSAGPSMLPLPVLKKAQEELVNYRNSGMSVMELSHRSGLFTDIITEAERLLRELMEIPNNYNVLFLQGGASQQFAMVPLNLLTKNGKADYVNTGSWSKKAIQEAQKYGDIRVIASSEEANFTYIPEVDRSMIDPEADYVHITTNNTIEGTAYATIPDTGDVPLVADMSSNILSSEIDVSKFGLIYAGAQKNIAPAGLTVIIIREDLIGHAAATCPAMLHYKTHRDSGSLYNTPPTYGIYMAKLVFEWLKERGGLKEMEKRNQEKAALLYDALEESSVFQSPVRKDSRSWMNIPFVSHSADVDAAFIKEAQAKGLETLKGHRSVGGMRASIYNAMPLEGVQTLVTFIKDFEKTVIEKRR; this is translated from the coding sequence TTGAAAAGGGTGTTTAATTTTTCAGCGGGGCCATCGATGCTTCCGCTTCCAGTATTAAAGAAAGCTCAGGAGGAGTTAGTGAACTATAGGAATTCGGGCATGTCTGTGATGGAATTAAGTCATCGTTCAGGTTTGTTTACGGATATTATTACCGAAGCGGAACGATTGCTGCGCGAATTGATGGAAATTCCAAACAATTACAACGTACTTTTCCTTCAAGGAGGGGCCTCCCAGCAATTTGCCATGGTGCCGTTGAATTTGTTAACGAAAAATGGCAAAGCGGACTATGTCAATACTGGATCCTGGTCAAAGAAAGCGATCCAAGAGGCACAGAAATACGGTGATATTCGTGTCATTGCATCATCGGAAGAAGCTAATTTCACCTATATTCCAGAAGTTGATAGGTCTATGATCGACCCGGAAGCCGATTATGTGCATATCACAACAAATAACACCATTGAGGGGACCGCTTATGCAACTATCCCGGATACCGGTGATGTACCGCTTGTCGCGGATATGTCTTCCAACATACTATCATCGGAAATTGATGTGTCCAAATTTGGCTTGATTTATGCCGGGGCACAAAAAAATATCGCCCCCGCTGGCTTGACTGTTATTATTATTCGAGAAGATTTAATTGGCCATGCAGCCGCAACTTGCCCAGCTATGCTTCATTATAAAACACATCGTGATAGTGGTTCGTTATACAATACGCCGCCTACATATGGAATCTATATGGCGAAGCTCGTATTTGAATGGCTGAAGGAACGAGGGGGCTTGAAGGAAATGGAAAAAAGAAACCAGGAGAAAGCAGCCCTTTTGTATGATGCGCTCGAGGAATCTTCCGTGTTTCAATCTCCAGTCCGAAAAGACAGCCGTTCATGGATGAACATTCCTTTTGTTTCCCATTCTGCAGATGTAGATGCTGCTTTTATCAAAGAAGCACAAGCGAAAGGGCTGGAGACATTAAAAGGCCATCGTTCTGTTGGAGGGATGCGTGCCAGTATTTATAATGCCATGCCACTAGAAGGTGTTCAGACCTTGGTTACATTTATAAAGGATTTTGAAAAAACAGTGATAGAGAAGAGGAGATAG